The genomic DNA GTATTCATTATAACAATTTTCAAAATGACCAATGTTATCATGATAGTAAGCTGAACAACCTTTAATTTTAACTATATTTTCTCCTAATAACTTTAAATACTCATTTCTTTCGTTTTTATCCATTTTATACACCCCATATGGATTTTTATTTTTTAATATTTTAATATGATAAAAATTTCCTTGTTTAACTTCACCATAATAATCATTCTAAACAATTATAGGTATTTTTCATTATTATAATTTTCTATATTAATCATTCAAAGATAAACATTAATAAATGAATAATCTTTAAAAAAGTAAAAAAATAATAAAAAGTTGTTTAATAGATATTTAAATATTCAAAAATAATAGTTAATTAAATAAAATTTTCACTAATATTATAATATATTTAATAATTTTTCATTTAATTTTATATATGTTCTAAAACTTCTTTTCCAAGTTCTGTTATTTTATATAATCTTCCTTGCTTATAATCCTCATTTAAACATATAACTAAATTTTTTTCTTTTAATTGTTTAAGATATCTGCTAACATGATGAATACTTATCTTTGTTTCTTTAGAAATTTTTGAAGGCATTTTTATACCATTATTTAAACTTCTTAAAACTATTTCTTTGCATTTACTCCTTTGAATAATAGCTATTCCTTCAATAAGTTCTCTTTCCATATAATATTAGTTGTTGCATAATAATATATTTTTAGGTGCATTAAACTTGCATAGTATGTACACAATATTTATATATTCTTAAAATAATTTATAATTATATTTTACAAAAAAGTTTATAAAAAATTTATATGAGGTTAAAATTTATGGAGAAAAATAAAAAAATTATCTTAGGAGTTATAATTGCTGTTGTTGTAGTAGTTATTAGTATAGTTATTATTAATTATGTTAGTGAATTAAACAATGAGGCTGAAATGGAAGCATTAAATAATAACCCTGAAGCTAAAACTCAATTATTTTTAGCACAAAGTGATGTTAATAATGATAATTTAATAGATCGTTCCGAATTAATAACTTATTTCAATTCTAGTAGTGACCCTGAAAGTATAGCAGATGAATTCTTATCATACGATTCAAACAATGACAATGCATTAAATAAAAATGAACTATTCAATTATATGTCCAACACTACATAAAAAAAAGGTTTTAAAAAATTAAGAAAAACGAGGTACAAATTTATGAAGAAAAATAAAAAAATTATCTTAGGAATTATAATAATAGTTGTTGCTGTTGTTGGTGTTGGTGTGTTAATTAGTGCTTTAAGTGCTCCAGAGAGTATTGAATTTAATGGTGAAACTTGGTATGTCGGTGATGCAATTTCTACTTCAAATCATACAGAAGGTAGTCAAGGAATGATAATCACACAAATAAACAAAGACGACAATTCATTTATAAGTGAATCACCTGATGGAAAATATAAAATGAAATGGGACACCACAACAGGGTTAGGAAAATGGCTAATTATAGAAGGTGAAATTAACCCATACGCATGAGTTGAAAAAATTGAAAAAAATATACATACCACTAATAGCAATTTTACTAATAGTAGGACTAATTGGAGGCATTATAATAGGAAATATACTCTTCCACCCACAAAATACTAATAATAATATTAATGAAATAAGCAACAATAATAATACTATTAAAAATATTAGTTCCAATCCCACATGGCACAAAATAGGAACATATAACGGTATTAGTGATGATAGCATACAAATCAACACTAAAGGAAGTAAAATAAAAATTGTTTCAACTGCTATGCCTATTAAAAACTATGCTGATAATTCACTAACAACTATACTCAATCAAGGAAGTAGAACCGTTGATATGTCGCAAATGTCATGGAATAGTAAAAGTGCAGTAGCAACAAAAACAAAAACTATAGAAGTTTCAAATTCAGGTAACTTTGAAATTGAAATTTCAACCTATGAACTAGAATGGTGGAATATAGAAGTATACGAATACTATTAAAAAAAAAAGAGGATGAAAATTTATGGAAAAGAAATTTAAAATTTTAATAATTGTTGCTTTAATAATAATTATAGGTTTAGGCAGTTATTTTGCTTATACTTCTTATGCAAATGCTGAATTTGATAAAAATTTAAAAGAAGCTCATGATTATAGTAAAATGCGTGTTGATAAATCAGACAATATCCAAAGTCTTCCAGACAGACCTAATATAAATCAAACAAATGATGCTATTAATTCAATTAAAAAAATTGATAAAGCTTTAGATGAAGAAATTAATTCACTTGAAAAAGCTAAAAACTATGCTCAAACACCAGAAGAGAAAAAATACGTCGATTACCAATTAAAACTTAAAAATAATTACAAAAAATGGTATGAAAAATATAATAATGGACTTAATAATTATAAAGATGTGATTAATGGTTTAAAACCTGATGATATAGGTCTTAATGAAGCTAATAAAATAAACAAAGAATTAAACGAATTAAACAAAGAATCTGAAAAAATTATTGATAATATAAGAGAACTATTAATTAAAAATCCTCAATTAAAAGATAAATTAGAAAGCTTTAATTTCGAAGATAGTTATATTGGAGAAACAAATACTGTTTAATGAAGTGAATAAGGCCATAAATTATAAATATAATTTTATTAATAATTATATCATTGATATCTGAATTATATATTTCATATAACAGTTATACCATTTTATCAAAATATACATGACACATGGAAGTATAATGAGGTATTTTACCAAAAAAAATTATACAAAACCTAGTCCTTCAGGCACTATAGCTTTAAATGATTATTATATAATATTAATTAATAAAAAACTGGTGAGATTAGATACTCCAGTAAGAAATTTCTTTTTAATACATGTTTACACTTTATATACAAACATACTCGAGGTTTAATAATGCCTTTTGAGGAAAATATTAAAAAATTTACAGAAAATATACCAGAAAAAATGAAACATATAAAAAGTGAAGATGGAACAATAAACGCTTTAATCAACCCTTTTCTAGATTTATTAGGTTATGATATTACAGACCCCAAGGAAGTTGAATATCAATATGATGTAAATATTGAATTAGGAGTGCCTAAACTAAATAAAAAAGGTAAAATAGATATTATCATATTAAATAATACTAATAAACCTGAAATAATAATTGAATGTAAAAAAATTAAAAAAAAACTTACAAAAAAAGATGAAACACAATTAAGAAGCTATTATAACATCATAGATAATTGTAGATTAGCTATATTGACCAACGGCATTATTTATAAATTTTTTACTAATACTGATAAATTGATGGATAGAACTCCTTTTCTCGAAATTGATTTAAGGAATTTATCAAAAGTTGATATTTCAGAGTTAGAAATGTTTACAAAAGAGAAATATAACTCAAAAAATCTTGAAAATATTGTAATGAACAATAAAATAAGAAATCAGCTAAACAAAGAGTTTGAACATCCAAGCGATGATTTTGTAAAAATAATTGCCAAAAAAGTTGATAATGGAGTAATGAATAAAAACAAAATTATAAAATATAGAAGAATTATTAAAAATAATCTTAAAATAATTTCAAACGAAAAATCTGAACCCAATTATGAATTTGAAATGAAATTTAGAGGATTTAATGAAGAAGAGGAAAATAAATTTATAAAATTATATAATAAATTACCTGAAAAATTTAAGGACAATGAATTTATTGAGAACACTACTATCATTAAGATAAATAAAGGAGAAAAAATACCTAAAAATAGTTTATATATTTATAGTAGTACAACTAACCCTGTTGAAGAGATAATGATAAAATATCTCAGAAAATATGCTAAAGGATATGAAACTGATTTTATTAAAATTAAGTCTGTTAAATCTAACGATAGTATGAGGATATATAAAATCTGTAGAAGATTTGTTGCCTATTTAAATAATAGAAAATTAACAAAAGAAGAAAAAAAACTTTTAGATAAAATATTTTCAGAACAATAGTAAAAAAATTAAACAAAAACAATTGAATGAACTTAATTAAAAAATTCATTCAACCACTATTTTTCATTATTATAAATTTATTATATTTCATAGATTAAAAATAAATTTAAACATTCTAATTTTCAATATAATAATTTCTAAATTCTTAAAAAAAAAGGTTTACCACTTCACCAAAAATAGCCCAATAACGATAAGTTATAGCCATATTATTATTTTTCAAATATAACAGCTCTTAAAAGTTAGTAAAACAGCTATAAAAGATGCTACGTACTCCTATAACTCTGCGAAGTTGCCAAATATTCCCCATTTGGTATAGATAAAAAGGAACATAAAAGATAAATTTGTGGCATAAGTATATATTATTTTCTAATAAAGTTCTTATAATATATATTTACTATACTTTATAGCTCTTAAATAGTTAAATAATCGATTGAAAAGTTTAATAAAGATTTTATATAATTCAATGAGATAAATATTAATATAAATCAAAACTTTATGTCCTATTTACAATTAAAAAAAGCTATGATAAATAAAATTTAATATAAATACATTATATTTAAAAAACAGCTTAATATAAGGCGTATAATAGGTTTTTTAGGCAGTATGGATAACCAATGATTGAAGAAGATTTTATAATAGTAATTTAGCTATTATAATTAGTGAATTTGGATAAATAAAAAAATTATAAACGGTTTGAAAATAATTAAAAGTTATATAGGAATTTTAATTGGTTTTTACTTGAAAATATGGGAAAACGGTTTCAAAAAATTTATCATTATAATATAAGTATATAATTATTAAGATGTTGTAAAAAATGAAACCGAATTTGGTTTAAAACTATTTATTTTCAATAAAATCACGGTATAATTCTCTAAATCTTCCTAAAGATTTAATTTTTGCTTTTTTCATTAAATTAGTATAATTTTCATTTAAATTATCAAAAGCACCTTTCGGTAAACGCTTATATTTTCTTTTGTTTTTTGGAGACAAATATTTTTTTGTTAAAGTCATGACTTCTTTTCTAGCTTCTTCTTTATCTATTTTCTCAAGTTTAATGTTTAATTTTTGTTTAGGTTCACAAGACAGCTGAGAAAATGAGTTATAAAAATCTTCTTCTATTTTCTTATTATAATAAACACTATCAAGAAATTTATTTATTATTTCTTTTATGATTTTTTTAGAAGGATTGGCTATTGTACCAGAGTTTGGAAATTCTTCATATACTTTTAATGGAAATGTATATTTGAAATATTCTTCTAAATGAGGAGGTAGGTATCCTTCAATTATTACTATTCTTTTTTTCATATGTGGCATATTACGGAAGATTATTTGCTCCATACCACTGTTTCTTTGATGTTTAACCAATTCATCAAATAAAACATCCCCAAACTCATGTTTTTCCAAATTA from Methanobrevibacter arboriphilus JCM 13429 = DSM 1125 includes the following:
- a CDS encoding winged helix-turn-helix domain-containing protein, coding for MERELIEGIAIIQRSKCKEIVLRSLNNGIKMPSKISKETKISIHHVSRYLKQLKEKNLVICLNEDYKQGRLYKITELGKEVLEHI
- a CDS encoding type I restriction enzyme HsdR N-terminal domain-containing protein, with product MPFEENIKKFTENIPEKMKHIKSEDGTINALINPFLDLLGYDITDPKEVEYQYDVNIELGVPKLNKKGKIDIIILNNTNKPEIIIECKKIKKKLTKKDETQLRSYYNIIDNCRLAILTNGIIYKFFTNTDKLMDRTPFLEIDLRNLSKVDISELEMFTKEKYNSKNLENIVMNNKIRNQLNKEFEHPSDDFVKIIAKKVDNGVMNKNKIIKYRRIIKNNLKIISNEKSEPNYEFEMKFRGFNEEEENKFIKLYNKLPEKFKDNEFIENTTIIKINKGEKIPKNSLYIYSSTTNPVEEIMIKYLRKYAKGYETDFIKIKSVKSNDSMRIYKICRRFVAYLNNRKLTKEEKKLLDKIFSEQ